The Streptomyces laurentii region TCGCCGACCCGGATCCGGGTGCCGGGCAGCACCCGGCCGCACGCCCCGTCCGCCGTCGCCGCCTCGCCGGGCGCCGGCATGGTGACCGGGCCCGCCTCCGTACTGCCGTAATGCTCCAGGTAGGGGACGCCGCAGAGCGCCTCGAAGTCCTCGCGGAAGCCGGGTCCGGCCGCCGCGCCCCCGCTGACGCAGCCGCGCAGTGCGGGGGCGCCGAGGCCGCGGCTCTCCGAGCCCTCGCCGCGGACCGTGTCGAGCAGCGCCGAGAACGTCGTCGGCACCCCGCCGAGCAGAGTGAACGAGGCGTCCTCGCCCCGCAGTTCGTCGAGTACCCCGGTCACCGAGAACCGGGGGAGCAGCATCGCGCTCGCCCCCACCGCGGTCACTCCGAGGAAGCACACCACCTGGCTCATCGCGTGATGCAGGGGCAACGGCCACAGCACACGGTCCCGTTCGGACAGGCCCAGGACGCCGACGAGGCCCGTCGCCACCGGCGCGAGACGGTTGCGCTGGGTGGACAGCACGCCCTTGGGGACGCCGGAGGAGCCCGAGGTGTAGAGCAGCCAGGCCACGTCGTCGAGCGCGAGATCGTCCCGGGCCGGTGTGCGCGGCTCGGTGCCCGACAACTCCTCATACGGCAAAACGCCGTTGGCCCTCGCGAGCGGTACGCCCCCGGTGCCGTCGCCCGTCCCGTCACCCGTATCACCGCCCTCGTCGCCGCCCTCGGCCACGATCACGGTCAGCCCGGTGCGCCGCGGCAGGGCCGGCCAACGCGTCACCCCGACGTCGTCGGTGACGAGGACGCGCGCCCCGCTGTCGTCCAGCAGGCGCGCCAGTTCGTCCGCGGAGCAGCCCGGGTCCAGCGGTACGCCCACACCGCTCGCCCGGGTGACGGCGAGCAGGCTCTCGACCGCCTCGACCCGGTTGCCGAGGAGCACGGCCGCCCGGTCGCCGGGGGCCAGGCCGAGCCCCGCCAGATGGCCGGCCAGCCGCGCGGTCCTCCGCTCCAGCTCCCGGTAGGTCAGCCGTCTCCGCCGGTCCTGGAAGCAGACCTTGTCCCCGAGGCGCCGGGCGTGGTCCTGGAGCAGTCGGGGCAACGGCCGGACGATGCCGGTGTACGGATCCATCGCGGGACCTCCTTCCAGCCGCCGGCGTACGCGGAAGGACCGCCCCGGAGGCCGACCCGGACGTCCCCCGGAAGGCACCGCGGCCCGGGGGCTCCTGACAGGACTCCGGCTCCGCCGTCGACGGCATCGGGCGGACGCCGGTGAGGGGTCACCGGCGTGCCCGGTGAAGTCTGCCATCCGGGGAACCGCCACGGTTCCGATCCGGTGGTGTCCACTCGATGGAGTGAGGCAGCGTCCCGAGGTCTTGTCAGGCCGCCGACCTGGGCAAGTCCGGTTGCTCGTGGGCTACTTCCGGGGCCGGCCCTCCCGCGTGGTTCTCGCCGCCGCAGGGCGGCATCGGGGCTGATCCCTCCGCCCGGGCGGTGGCCGGCCGCGCTACCTTTGGCCGGATGCAGCCACAGCAGCCCCACACCCCTCAGGACGCCCGCCCCTCTCAGGACTCCTCCACCCCTCAGGACGCCCGTCCTCCCGAGGGTTCCTACGCCCCTCAGGACTCCTACACTCCTCAGAGCCCCTACGCCTCTCAGGGTCCCTATGCTCCCCAGAGTGCCTACACCCCTCAGGTCCCGGCCTCTCGGAATCCCTACGCCTCCCAGGCCCCCTCCACCCCTCAGGCCCCCTTCGTCCCCGCCCCGGCCGCCGCCGAGCAGCGGCCCGGAAACCGGACGAAGATCGTGGTGCTCTCCCTTGCCGCCGGACTCGTCTTGGGCGCCGCGGGGACGGGCGCCGCCTGGGCGTTGAGTTCCGGCCCCGCCCCCGCCGGCGACACTCCGGAGTCGGACGCGCGTGGCGCATGCGAGGCACTTGCCGGATTCGACGAGAAGAAGTACATGGGGGACGGTCCGGCCAGGGACATCGCCTTCAATCGCTACATGGCCGCCGGGGCGCTTTCCGCGGCCGCGGCAGCCGGTGACCCGGCGTACAAGGAACTCGCCGAGGTCATCCGCCGGTCCCAGGACCGCCACAACGCTGTCTTCGGCTTCGACGCGAAGGTGAAGAAGGACCTCGACCGGGCCCGCGCGATCTGCAACGACCTTTAGCTCAGGCCGAATTCAGGCGCAAGGCCGGATTCGGCCCCGGTCCGGTGTCCCCTCTATGTGGGGATCACGGGATGCCGACCGAGCCTCCGAGGCGTCTGGGCCGCCGGCGCCGACCCCACGGACAAACCCGTTCACTCCTTCCCCGGCGCGGCATGGCCGGCGTGCTCGAACTCGTCCGCCGGCAGCCGCGCGACGCCGCCCCTCGCCCCGAGCCGCCGCCCTCGCCTTGACGCCCTTGCCGGCCCCCAGCGCGTGAACGCACCCGGATCGGCGGGCCGCCTCACGGTTGTTTGTTCCCAAGTAAGCGCTGTTCAGGGCGATTTGGTGAGGAGATAAGTGGTGCGTGCACCCTTGGCGTGGCTGGTGAGGCGCTGCTATAAAACCCCGGGCGTTGCTCATTCGGGTGACGTCAGGGAACGATGAGGAAGGGGTACCGCCATGAGCAAGGACGAACAGGCATCCGGCGGCGGCAGGAAGAAGATCGCCCGCGCAGCCGCGACCGCCGCGGTCGCCGCCGCGGCCGTGACGGCCATGGGTTCGCCGGCCGTCGCCGCCACCCAGGCCCAGGACGAGCGTCCGGCCTTCACGGTCGAGCAGCTCGACGACATGCTGGCGTCCGCGGACCTGGAGAACGCGGACAATGTCCGCGTCGTCCAGGCCCTTGAAGTCAACCCTGGCGCCATGATCGCCAGGCAGTACGACCGCTGATCATGTCTGTCCGGTTCGAGGGCGTCCTGCCCCGCGCCGTCACGGAGGTCCTCGACCGGCAGGACAGGGACTGGACGTCACGCACGGCGCACGTTGACAGTGACGGATCAGTCGTCTACCTGGCATGTTGCGGCACGACTGACATCACGCAGCCTTATCACAGCCTCGCGTACCTCGCGGGTGCGCTGGACCACTCCGGGCATTCCTATGTCGTGCGGGATCTCGCCATCGAGTTCTGGCACTACATGATGTCGCCCCCGGTCGTGGAGCAGTTGCGCGCCGAGTGCGTGAAGCGCTACGAAGAGGCTCCTGCGGAGGATTCGCTCCTCCCCCTGTTCATCGACGTGCTCGCGGACGGCGAACGGTTCCAGCGCGCGTTCGCGACCCTGCGTGACGAGACGGCGTTCTACGAGCTGCCCGCGTACCTGGCGGCCGTACGCGAACTCAGTCTGCTGCCGCGGCTGCTGACCCTGCTGTCCCGCTGCGCGACCTACCGTACGTTCAGCAGCGCCTCGCCTCCGGGCTCGGAGGACGACCGCATCAATCTGGTGACCCTGCGCCGCGAGGTCGAGGCCGGGTTCGGGATCGACGTCGTGGACGCGTTCTACGATCACCACGCCGACCGGATCGCCGCTCTGCGGCCGGCTCTGGTGGGACTGACGATCCCGTTCATCTCCCAGCTCGAGCATTCGATGGCGCTGGCGACCCGACTGAAGCAGCGCGGCGTCAAGGTGGCGATCGGCGGACCGATCGCGGCGAAGTTCTACAAGTACATCGACGATGTCGACAAGCTGAGGATTCTGGACTTCGCCGTCGACTACCTGGTCACCGGTGAGGGCGAGACACTCATCGCGCGGCTGGCCGACCACCTCCAGAAGGGCGAGGAGCTGGGCGCGGTCGACAATCTCGTCGACATCCGCGATCCGCGTCCACTGAAACGGTTCTTCTTCGAGAAGGTCGACTCCCTGCCCCCGCCCAACTACGGGGTGTGGGACTACAGCCTGTACGCCGCGCCGAAGCCGGGTGCGCTCTATTCGCCGACGCGCGGGTGCTACTGGAACAAGTGCTCGTTCTGCGATTACGGGCTGGCGATGAACGCGCCGACGTCGCCCTGGCGTACGCGCCGGCCGGAGACCGTCATCGCGGACCTGAAGGCGGCGTCCCAGTACTCCAAGCACTTCTTCTTCGCCGTCGACGTGCTCTCGCCCGCCTATGCCCTGAAGATCTCCGACGCGCTCATCGAGAGCGGTCTGGACATCAAGTGGATGGCGGACTTCCGGCTCGAGAAGAGCTTCCGGATGGAGAACACCGAGGTGTTCGCCCGGGCCGGATGCCTGGGCGCCGCGTTCGGCATGGAGAGCACGGACCAGGAGGTCCTCGACCTCATCAACAAGGGCACCGAGGTGCACCGCCTCGAGACGCTGGTGTCGGCGTTCGCGGACGTCGGCATCCCCGTGCAGCTCATGGGCTTCACCGGGCACCCCGGTGAGACCAGCCGACAGGCCCAGGTGACGCTGGACACGGCCGAGGCGATGCTCGAATCCGCCGCGACCGTGGCGCTGGGGAAGTTCGGGCTGACCCCGGGCGCGGACATCGCCCGGCGGCCCGAGCACTACGGGATCGAGGTCCACTACGACCCCTCCGGCGACGTGGCCATTCCGTGGGAGATGAACTGGTCCCACCGCGAGGAGATCGACACCTATCCCGAGGACGACTTCGCGCACTCGCTCCGGCTGATCAGGGGCTTTCCCTACCCCTTCCTCGGGTCGACGTCCACGCTGCACAGCCTGCTGTACTTCGAACGGAATCCCAAGGCGCCGTTCCCCATTCCCCAATGGGGATACGTGGACACGTGGAAGGCGTTCGACGTCATTCCCTTCTACCACGCGCACGAGGAGTCGGGCACGACCACGTTGCTGAGCGGGCTGACCGGGCGCGCGGTCGTCCTCCATCCCGAGCAGGCGAAGCTGTTCGCCGCGCTGTTCGACGGCGGCACGTGGCTGCGGCTCCAGGCCAAGGAAGGCCTCTCCCGACAGGTGCGGGTCCTGCTCGACTTCCTGGTGAAGAACTCGCTGGCGATGTTCCTGCCGGTGGAGACGGCATGACGCGGCCCAGACTTCTCGTCGTCGTCCCGCCGCAGGCGGTGAGCATGGTCAACGGTCCGCCGTTGGCCCCGCTCCTGCTCGACTACGCGCTCACGCCACACGGCGTGGACGTCGAGTTCTTCGATGCCAACCTGGACTTCTTCGGCTGGCTGTGCGGCGACGGGGTGCGGGCGGCGGTGACCACCCGGCTGAAACAGCTCGCCGTCGCCGAACTGTCCAGCGACGTCCTGGAATCGGAGGACCTCACCCGCGTCGGCCGGTACCTGTCGTTCCTCGAAAGCCCCTACTGCCGGGGCGGGGAGGTCAGTGCGGCCCGGGCGGGCATGGACTGGGACGCCGCGCACGAACTGCTGGTCAACCCGCGTGCCACGGTGCCCGATCCGGAGTTCCGGGACACCTGGCTCGGTGTGGCCATGGACCGGCTGTGCGAGGAGATCCTGCGGCGCGAGCCGGACCACCTGGCGTTCTCGACGCTGTTCCACACGCAGACCGAGGCGACGGCCGAGCTGTGCCGGAGACTGCGCGCGGCCGGATTCGCCGGGCGGATCGTGCTCGGCGGAGCGGCCGTCAAACTGACCGACGACCTCGCGCTCGAACAGCTGCTGACCGGCTGCTCGGCCGACCTCGCCTACAAGTACAGCCTGTACGGGGAGTTCCCCACGCTCGCGGCGTTCCTGCGCGGCGCGTGCGAGGCCGGCGAGGTGGCGAACGCGAGTTACCTCGACGGCACGGGCAGGCTGCGCCACGCCTCGGCGAAGGGCGGCGCGGTCCGGTCCATGGTGCGCGCACTCTCGTACGACCTGGTCACCGAGGTGGACTACCTTCCGGAACACATCTATCCCGTCCTCCTGTCGGAGGGCTGCTACTGGGGCAAGTGCGATTTCTGCGACTATCCCTTCCTGTCCTCGCAGGACCCGTTCAAGGTCAGCGCCTTCTTCCGCAAGGCGTCCGATGTCGTCCACGACATCGGCGTGCTGGTCGAGAAGCTCGGCGTCTCGCGGATCGACCTGATCTCGGACGCCGTTCCGATGGGGTATTTCCGGCTGCTGGCGGACGCCGGCGCGGGCCGGCTGCGGGACCTCGGCGCGCGGCTCGAATGCTCGATCCGGGCCGAGCCCAAGGCGAAGGCCCATCACTTCGAGGCGATGGCGGCGGCCGGGGTCGATCTGGTGACGATCGGCGTCGAGTCGCTGGCGGACGAGGTCCTCGACGGGATGGGGAAGGGCAACACGTACGCCGACATCATGCGGTCGATGCGGCTGGCGCGCGAGCAGGGCATCAAGGTGAAGGCCAACCTCATCTTCGACCACCCGCGCATGCAGATACGCCACGTCGAGGAGACGCTCGAACGGCTGGAGGAGGTCCTGCCGTACGTGGAGTCCCTCGGCGTGCACTCGTTCGGGCTGACGCCGCACGCTCCGCTCGCGTTCACTCCCGAGAGCGCGAATCTGGTGATCCTCAAGGACCAGAAGACGACCAACGACCACGGAGAACACCATCTCCGGTTCGTCCGCACCGACATGACACCCGACCTGAAGAGCCGGCTGTCGGAGCTGCGGACGGTCGTCGAGGAGGCCGCCTACCGGCTGGAGGCCGCCCGGTCCGTCGGTGCCGCGGTCGAGCGCCCGCGCAGGATCGTCCACCTGCCCTACCGCTGGGACGGCCACCGCGCGGTCCGGGACACCGTGCCCGATCTGAGTGTCAGCATCCCGGGCGCCGTCGCACCCTTCTCGTACTTCGTGAAGGGCCGCGCGGATGGGTGAGGCGCTCGACGATCCCGGCGGCGCCGGGCTGGTGGGATTCGGGGGCGCGCCGGTCGTGGCCCTCGACGCCCTCGCACCCGCAAAGTCCGCGGCCGCCTGCTTCTTCGGGGTCGACATCGACCTGTCGAAGCGGTTCGGGGACAGTTCCGACGGCGCCGCCGCCTTCGTGCGGCGCTGGTCGGCCCGGATGGGCCCGTGGACGCGGGGCCACCGGCCCTCGGCCGTCGACGTCGGGGTCCTGACGGGCGAGGCGGCGGACGTGATCCGCGGCGCGTCCGAGGTTACGGCACGGGCCTTCGCGGCCGGATACGTTCCCGTCGCCGTGGGCTGCGACCACACGGTGAGCTACCCGGTGGCGATGACCGCGGCCCGGCGGCACCAGGATCTGACGTACGTCTACCTGGACGCCCATCTGGACCTGGGGCTGCATCTCGACCACGACCGTGACGGACCCGCCGGGGCCGGCGCCCCCGCCGGAGTCCACAACGGCAATTTCGTGGCCGCGATGGCCGCGGGCGGTGCCTTCCGGGAGATCGTGAACGTCGGCGCCCGTGCCTGGACCACGTACGACGACGTCTACGGTGCCGGCTGCCCGGTCACGATCGTCCGCGAGGTCGATCCCGCCGGCCTGTCGGCGCTGCGCGGCAGGAAGGTCCACGTCAGCCTGGACATCGACGTGCTCGATCCGGTCCACGTGCCCAACACCGGCAGCCGGGAGCCCTTCGGAGCCACCCCCGAGCAGGTCGTGAACGTGCTGTCCTGGCTCGCGGACCACTGCACCGTCGTCAGCGCCGACGTGTCGGAGGTCCTGCCCGACCCCGCCCACCGTACGACCGCCGAGATCGCGATGCGCTGCGCCCACGAACTCGTCAAGGAGCGAAAGACCCGATGAACGACAGGCCGATGTCCCCGGCGAGCGACGGCGTCGTCGAGCTGCGCCCGCACACACCGGCGAGCCTCGAACCGCTCGTCCGCTGGAAGAACGACCTCGAGATCCAGCGGATGAGCGACGACGAGATCCACACCTACAGCCGTGAACAGGTCGCCGCGACGCTGGAGCGGTGGATGCGGCCGAGCGAGGACGTCGTCCACCTCGCGATCGGGCTCACCGGCCGCGCGGAGCCCATCGGGTTCCTCCATCTGGCGCTCATCGAGCGGGCGCACCAGCGGTGCCGGCTGGGCATCGTCGTCGGCGAGAAGGAGCTGTGGGGACACGGTTACGGACACCAGGCGGTCGTCCAGGCGGTCGGCCACGCCTTCGACGTGCTCGGCCTGGAGCGGATCACCGCGGAGGTCTTCGGGGACAACCCGCGCTCCGCACGCCTGCTCGAAGGCGCCGGATTCGTCCAGGAAGGCGTGATGCGCGCGAGCATGCTCCGCGACGGGCGGCGCGTCGACGAGCTGGTGTACGGACTGCTGCGGCACGAGTGGAGCAAGGGGCGCAAGTGACGAGGACAGGGACGACGGCGCGCGCGGGGACGGCGGAGGCCGAGGCGCCCGCGCCGGAGCGGGGCACGGATCAAGGCACGGAGCAGGGTACGGACTCGGAGCAGGAGACCGAGGCGGAGCCGGGGGCGGTCAGGCTCGGGATCAGCCTGTCCGACTTCGTGCCGGAGCGCGGTCACACGGACGACGTGTACCGGCGGGTCTCGTACGTCGAGTACGGCGGGCACCACCCGCCGGCGAAGGACGCCGGGGTGCGCCACCTCCTCGACGAGGGCGTCGTCGCGGACCTGGGCCGTCACCTGGTGTCGGTGGAACTGCCCGACGTCCTCGACATCGAGGACGAGGCCCGGCGGATCGCCGAGAACCACGCGGGCACCGCGCCCTGCTACATGGTCACCGACTTCGGCTTCTGGCGGCTGGGCGGACGCGACGAGCGCAACCTGTGGTTCCGCCCCGCGTCGCTCACCCACGAGGTCGCCGAGCGGATCGCCCGTAACGTCGAGGGACTGTCCCGCGAGCTGGGGGCGCCGGTCCACGCCGAGAACCCCTTCAGCCTGACGCACGCCGGCGAGCTGAGCCCGGTCGGCTTCATGCGGGAGCTCGTGGCGCGCGGGGCGACGCTGTGCTTCGACATCGGGCACTTCTACGCCGGGTGCGTCAATGCGGGCATGGACGTGTGGCGGGAACTGGAGCAGGTGCCGTTCGAGGCCATCCGCGTCGCGCACATCGCCGGGCTGAGCAAGGTCGGTTACGGCGGCAGGCCGCTGGTGATCGACAACCACAACGTCCCGCCCCTGAAGGGGTGCCTGGAGGTCCTGCGGATCGTGAAGGAACGGTCGCCGGGTCTCGGCTGGGTGACGTACGAAGCCGAGCTGGCCTCCACCGAGGTCCAGCACCGGGGACTCGACGCGATAGAGAGGGCGATGGCATGACCACGTCGGAAGAGCTCGTCCACGACGTGCCGGCCGAGGACTGTTTCCGGACCCTGGTCCGCACGCCTCCGCACGACGAGAAGACGACGGAATACCTGGCCTGGGCCCGTTTGATGGCGCAGGTCGTCGACGACCTCCACCGCTGGGCCCCCAACTTCGCCGCCGCCGTCGCGTCCTCGTTCCGCTCCCTCGACGGTCTGCGCCCGTACTGCGAGTCCGGCGACTACGAGCGGGCCTACACCGAGCCCGTCGCCCACGCCGTGAACTTCGTACGCCACTTCCTCGCACAGGAACACCCGGCGTGGCTGAAGGACCTCGCCCGCTGTGAGATGTGGGCCAGTCCCCAGCGGCAGAAGCTCGACGCGGGGGAGCAGGCGGTCCTGAAGGAGGCGCTGGGCGTCCAGGAACGCGCGGGCAAGGAGTTCGTCGTCGTCGGCCACGACGTCCTGGAGACGCTCCAGCAGGTCGTCGGCTACCGCGACATGACCTTCGTCCGCTCCGCGCCGCTCATGTGGCTGCTGCGCGTACCGCCGCTGGACGTGACGCCCGATCCCGAGCCGCGGCCGGGCATCGTCGTCTTCCGGAGCGGGGAGACGGCCGTCTCCCTGTCCTACGTCCCCGCGGGCGGCGCGCGGTGACCGGCGCCGTCCGCATCGGGGTGGCGGTCGAGGCGGCGTGCGACCAGTACACCCAGGGCGAGGCGGCCGGCGGCTGGACCACCGGCTTCGTGGAGTACGGCGTCCATGCGGCCACCGGCATCCCCGACTGGGTGATCGACACCCGGCGCGCCCTGGGGTGCGGTCTGACCCTCCACCCTCTGGACATGAACATGGCCCAGCCCGAACAGGGCACGGGGCCCTGGCTGGAGTCGCTGGCCGCTCTCGTACGCGAGCACGAGGTCTCCGCGCTCATCAGCGACGCCGGTTTCTGGTACCACGGGCGGCGCGAGGGCACCTGGTTCCGTCCGCCGGACATGAACGTGGCCGCCCCGCGCTGCCGGGAGAGCGCGACGGCGATCGCCGCCGCGTGCGGGATCCCGTTCCGGGTCGAGAACCCGCCCCTGGAGTGGCTTCCGGACGCCCCCTCGCTGTGGTCGTTCCTCGACGAGGCCTCGGACGCCGAGGGCGTGCAGATCTGTCTCGACCTGTCCCACGTCCTGCAGTTCGAGCGCAATGTGCATGGGCGCAGCCCTGTACTGCCCCGCTCGTTCCCCTGGGAGCGCGTGGCCGAGATCCACCTCGCCGGTTACGTGAAGGCGGAATTCGGCGGCCGGACCATGTACTTGGACCAGCACCTCGCCGACATCCCGCCCGAGGAGTTCCGGTTGCTGGCCGAGGTCGTCGAACTGCGCGGACCGGAAAGCCCGTTGGACATCTGCCTGGAGATGGAACCGCGCGAGCCGGGCGCGTTCGTCTCCGCGGTCGACAACATCCGGACCGCTCTCGGCGCCGCCGTCTGATCCTCCGCTCCCGCCTCCCGCCACCGGGCTACCAGGTGGTGGTACCGGCGAGTTCGGTCACGGACTGCGGGGCGGCCCGGGGGAGGCCGAGGCGGGCGCGGGCCTGGTGGACGGCGGCGAGCTGATCGGCGCCCGCCGGACCCCAGTCGAAGAGCTGCAGGGCCTGTTCCGGGGTGGCCAGGACACGGACGTACGGGTGACCGGTGGCCGGGTCGGCGCCGGCGGCGCCCAGGGCGGTGAGGCGGGCGGCGTAGCGGACGCGCGTGCGGCCCGCGCCCGGATCGGGCAGGTGGCCGAGGTACGTGATCCCGGTCAGCCGTGCCGCCGCCTCCTCGGCGGCTTCCCGGCGCACGGTGACCACGGGGTCCTCGCCGTCGGTGGGTTCGGGCGTGCCGCCGGGCAGACAGGCCCCGCCGGTTTCGGGATCGAGCAGGACCAGAACGCGCCCGTCCGGGGCGAAGGCCCAGACCCAGGCCTGCCGGATCGGCGTGTCCGGGTCGGGCACGGGCGAGGGATCGAAGGCGTACGGGTGCCGGGGGCGGGGCGTGCGCAGGACGCCCGCCCGGTCGAGGACGGTCGGGACGAGGGGGACACCGTCCGCCAGGAGCACGGTGCCCGCCGCGTCGATCCGGGCGCGCAGCGCGGCGAGGGCACGGCGGGCGTCCCTGGGGGCGAGAAGATCGGGGAGTCGGGCGGGTTCGACGAACTCGACGGCAGTGATCTCGCTCGGGGGCAGCCGGATGGCGGCGATCCGCACGTCGTCCCAGGTGCCGCCGTCGAACACATGGATGATCTCGCCGGGGAAGCGCATGACCGCGGCCGCGCTCATCCCGCCGGGGGAGACCCAGTCGACGGCGAGACCGCGCTCGACCACGACGGTGACCCCGAGCTCCTCGTGCAGCTCGCGGGCGGCGCCCCGCGCCGGGGGCTCGCCCCGGTCGAGAGCACCGCCGGGCAGCAGACAGGTGTCGAGATAGTCGACATGCTGGATGAGGACCCGCCCCCGCGCGTCGGTGATCAGCACCGAGGTGCCGGCCCACAGGGCGTGCGCCGCCCGGTGGTTCCCGTACTCTTCGTCGGTCATCTTCGCGCCGGGGGACTCGTCCGGAGTGCTCGTCGTGGCCATGCTGCTCGTGTTCCCTTCTTCCCGTGCGGCCCGGTGTCGGTCACGGCCGGGTCGCGGTTCCCCGCGTACAGGGTGCCCAGCCCCGTACGCCACAAAGGCCCGTGCCGAGCCATGAGTCGGCCAAAACACCGGAGCTCGGCAGTCGCCGTGCCACGTGGGGCGGGGCGGCTTCGTGGTGCGTGTGTTCCGGACGCGGCGTGGGATCCGGCCAGATCCGATGACTTTGTGCCATTCGATGACAATCCACCGCCGGGGGTGCCGGGGCACGACTACACAAGAGGGCCGGGACGGGAAAGTCCCGGGGTGGTGCCGGTACGCCGGTCGGGCAGGGCAGGGGGCTCAGGACAGGTGACGACCATGAACGGGGCTGTGGCGAGCGCGGCCGTCGCGGGGGAGCGGCGGTGAGCGGGCGGTCGCCCGTACGGCGTCGGTCCCGGCGGCCGGCCCCGCGGCGCGGGCCGGAGCGGCTGGTCGGGCTGGGTGTCGCGGCGGTGGCGGGGTTCGCGCTCGTGACGGCGGTCGTCCGATGGATGCTGGTCCACTGGTGGGTCCCGGTGGTTCTCGTCGTGCTCGCGGTGCCGGCCGGCTGGGCGTGGCTCCAGTGGCGGCGGCAGCGGGCCCGGGAGGAGACGGAGCGGGCCCGCGCGCTGCGGTACGCGCTGTCCCAGCTGGACGGCCTGCACCACACCCGGTTCGAGGACGCGGTACGGGACCTGATGTACCGGGACGGCTGCACGGACGCGGTCCGGGTGGGCGGCGGCGGCGACCTCGGCGCGGACGTGAAGGCCACCGACCCCTTCGGGCGGCGCTGGGTGATCCAGTGCAAGCACCGCCGGAAGGGGCTCGACGGGGCGGCGGTCGGCACGCCGGACTTCCAGGTCCTGAACGGCACCGCGCGACCGGTCCACGGCGCCGACGTCGCCGTGCTGGTGACGAACGGCCGGGTCACCGCCCCGGCCGTGGCCTTCGCCCGGCAGCAGCGGCTGTACGTGGTCGACCGGCACACGCTCGGCGCGTGGGCGTCCGGCGAGCGCCCGCTCTGGGAGGTACTGCGGACCGTTCCGCCCCCGCGCCGTCCGACCGCGCGTTCCTGACCGGGTGTTGCCACCGGGGTACCCGCTTTCGCGTGCGGGCCCCGGCGGGATTCCGGCGGGACGTGGTGCCGTGCTCAGCGCGACATGATGAAGCGCAGCGCCAGGCCGGACGCGGTCGGGATCCAGTGGGTGACGAGGGCACCGTTGTCGATGTCCACCACCTTCACGCCGGCGGGCAGAGCGACGGTGACCGTCCGCCCCAGCGCGCTGTCGGACGTGCTGCCCTGGAGACGTACGGGGATGCTCTTCGCGCCGTACGTGTCCATGTGGCCGCCGCCGGCGAGCAGCGCGGCGTACGCCACCTCGCCCGGAGCGAGGGTGGCGGGCTCCTTCAGGTCGCTGTCCTTGATGACGGCGACCGAGCCCGCGTCGGTGGCGAAGCGCACGTCGGGGTAACGGTAGAGGCTGCACTTCTTGTGGCTGACGTTCTTGGCGGCGAGGAGAAGGTGCCGGACCTCCTTGCCCTTCTCGTCCTCGTTCGTGGAGGAGAAGGACAAGTCCGCAGTGGTGCACACGGCGATCGTGCTGCCGCCACCCCCGTTTCCGCCTCCGCCGCCGTTCCCGCCGTTGCCGTCGTCCGAGCCGCCACTCGGAGTCGGCTTCGGTGCTGGCTTCGAGGTCGGGGTCGGCTTCGGTGCCGGCGCGGTCGTCGGCTCCCCGGGCTTCGCCGAACCCGTGGCGCTCGGCGGGTCCGCGGGCGTGGTGCCGTCCGCCCCGTCCGTCCCGGACGGATCGCACGCCGTGGTCGCGAGCAGCGCGGCGACCGCCGCGGCTCCGAGGACACAGGACTTCCGGCGCCTGGAGCCGGTGAGGGACGGGTGGTTCTTGCGAGAAAAGGCATGCATGGTG contains the following coding sequences:
- a CDS encoding lipoprotein (identified by MetaGeneAnnotator; putative;~sequence version:1), which gives rise to MHAFSRKNHPSLTGSRRRKSCVLGAAAVAALLATTACDPSGTDGADGTTPADPPSATGSAKPGEPTTAPAPKPTPTSKPAPKPTPSGGSDDGNGGNGGGGGNGGGGSTIAVCTTADLSFSSTNEDEKGKEVRHLLLAAKNVSHKKCSLYRYPDVRFATDAGSVAVIKDSDLKEPATLAPGEVAYAALLAGGGHMDTYGAKSIPVRLQGSTSDSALGRTVTVALPAGVKVVDIDNGALVTHWIPTASGLALRFIMSR